From one Neovison vison isolate M4711 chromosome 1, ASM_NN_V1, whole genome shotgun sequence genomic stretch:
- the ZBTB2 gene encoding zinc finger and BTB domain-containing protein 2: protein MDLANHGLILLQQLNAQREFGFLCDCTVAIGDVYFKAHKSVLASFSNYFKMLFVHQTSECVRLKPTDIQPDIFSYLLHLMYTGKMAPQLIDPVRLEQGIKFLHAYPLIQEASLASQGAFSHPDQVFPLASSLYGIQIADHQLRQATKIASAPEKLGREARPQPSRVSQEQAPEASQLSQLPSNLAPVTRTHLTPSDPLQTSLSPELVSTPVPPPPPGEETNLEASSSDEQPAALTIAHVKPSIMKRNGSFPKYYACHLCGRRFTLRSSLREHLQIHTGVPFTSGQPGDSRGPLSLCSNAPDLGKDAMEVPEAGMISDSELQHISDSPIIDGQPHSETPPPSDIADIDNLEQADQEREVKRRKYECTICGRKFIQKSHWREHMYIHTGKPFKCSTCDKSFCRANQAARHVCLNQSMDTYTMVDKQTLELCTFEEGSQMDNMLVQTNKPYKCNLCDKTFSTPNEVVKHSCQNQNSDVFALDEGRSILLGSADSEVTEPDHPVLASIKKEQETVLLD, encoded by the exons atggatttggcCAACCATGGACTTATTCTTCTGCAACAGTTAAACGCGCAGCGAGAGTTTGGTTTCCTGTGTGACTGCACGGTTGCCATCGGCGATGTGTACTTCAAGGCACACAAATCAGTTCTTGCTTCATTCTCCAATTACTTTAAGATGTTGTTTGTCCATCAGACCAG TGAGTGTGTCCGTTTGAAACCGACCGACATCCAGCCGGATATCTTCAGCTATCTCTTACATCTCATGTACACCGGCAAGATGGCACCCCAGCTCATCGATCCCGTGCGACTGGAACAGGGGATCAAGTTTCTGCACGCCTACCCGCTGATCCAGGAAGCCAGCCTGGCCAGCCAGGGCGCCTTTTCTCACCCCGACCAAGTTTTCCCGCTCGCTTCTTCCCTGTACGGCATTCAGATCGCGGACCACCAGTTGCGACAGGCCACCAAGATTGCCTCTGCCCCCGAGAAGCTGGGGCGGGAAGCGCGGCCGCAGCCGTCCCGGGTGAGCCAGGAGCAGGCGCCCGAGGCCTCCCAGCTGTCCCAGCTGCCTTCCAACCTGGCCCCGGTGACTCGGACGCACCTGACTCCCTCGGACCCGCTGCAGACCTCGCTGTCCCCGGAACTCGTTTCCACGCCcgtgcctcccccgccccccggggaGGAGACCAACCTGGAGGCCTCGTCCTCGGACGAACAGCCGGCGGCCCTCACCATCGCCCACGTGAAGCCGAGCATCATGAAGAGGAACGGGAGCTTCCCCAAGTACTACGCCTGCCACCTGTGCGGCCGGCGCTTCACGCTGCGCAGCAGCCTGCGGGAGCACCTCCAGATCCACACGGGCGTGCCGTTCACGTCCGGCCAGCCGGGCGACAGCCGGGGGCCCCTGTCTCTCTGCAGCAACGCCCCCGACCTGGGGAAGGACGCCATGGAGGTGCCCGAGGCCGGGATGATCAGCGACAGCGAGCTGCAGCACATCTCCGACTCGCCCATCATCGACGGGCAGCCGCACTCGGAGACGCCGCCGCCCTCGGACATCGCGGACATCGACAACCTGGAGCAGGCGGACCAGGAGCGCGAGGTGAAGCGGCGCAAGTACGAGTGCACCATCTGCGGCCGCAAGTTCATCCAGAAGAGCCACTGGAGGGagcacatgtacatacacaccgGCAAGCCCTTCAAGTGCAGCACCTGCGACAAGAGCTTCTGCAGGGCCAACCAGGCGGCGCGGCACGTGTGCCTCAACCAGAGCATGGACACCTACACCATGgtggacaagcagactctggagCTGTGCACGTTCGAGGAGGGCAGCCAGATGGACAACATGCTGGTGCAGACCAACAAACCGTACAAGTGCAACTTGTGCGACAAAACCTTCTCGACTCCCAACGAGGTGGTGAAACACTCGTGCCAGAACCAGAACTCGGACGTTTTCGCCCTGGACGAGGGGCGGTCCATTCTCCTGGGCAGCGCGGACTCGGAAGTCACGGAACCCGACCACCCAGTGTtagcctccatcaaaaaggagcaGGAAACAGTGTTGTTAGACTGA